In one Saccharibacillus brassicae genomic region, the following are encoded:
- a CDS encoding CopG family ribbon-helix-helix protein: MANLQSTKRVMISLPDHLLQEVDGIAALENSNRSELIRLAMRQYLVDRKKRYIRESMQQGYMEMAHINLSMACEAFHAEEDADITLVRLVSGV; this comes from the coding sequence GTGGCGAACTTGCAAAGCACCAAGAGAGTGATGATCAGCCTGCCTGATCATCTTCTGCAGGAAGTGGATGGGATCGCAGCTTTGGAAAATTCCAATCGTAGTGAACTGATCAGGCTGGCAATGAGACAGTATTTGGTCGACCGGAAGAAGCGGTATATCCGCGAGTCGATGCAGCAGGGTTACATGGAAATGGCCCACATCAATTTGTCGATGGCTTGTGAAGCGTTTCATGCGGAGGAAGATGCGGACATCACTCTGGTTCGCTTAGTAAGCGGGGTGTAA
- a CDS encoding NAD(P)-dependent oxidoreductase yields MKIAVIGATGKAGQLIVEEAVQRGHDVTAFVRDTSKFDLEGVQAVQKDVMNLTAEDVIGFDAVVNAIGMPPGRESGHIEAGRTLIQAFQGAPDSRLIVVGGAGSLFVDEAQTTRLVDTPDFPDLFKPTASSQGQNLQDLQASEGIRWTFLSPAAFFDEAGARTGRYQTAGEVLTVNAAGDSYISYADYAIAIVDEIENAKHVNQRFSVVGEKA; encoded by the coding sequence ATGAAGATTGCAGTAATCGGCGCCACAGGCAAAGCGGGACAGTTGATCGTGGAGGAAGCCGTGCAGCGCGGCCATGACGTGACGGCCTTTGTGCGCGATACGTCCAAGTTCGATCTGGAAGGCGTGCAGGCCGTGCAAAAAGACGTGATGAACCTGACTGCCGAAGACGTCATCGGCTTCGACGCCGTCGTCAACGCGATCGGCATGCCTCCCGGCCGGGAATCGGGCCATATCGAAGCGGGCCGCACGCTGATCCAAGCGTTCCAGGGCGCGCCGGATTCCCGCCTGATCGTCGTCGGCGGAGCCGGCAGCCTGTTCGTGGACGAAGCGCAGACGACCCGCCTGGTCGATACGCCGGACTTCCCCGACCTGTTCAAGCCGACCGCGTCCAGCCAGGGCCAGAACCTGCAGGACCTTCAGGCTTCCGAAGGCATCCGCTGGACGTTCCTGAGCCCGGCCGCGTTCTTCGACGAAGCCGGAGCCAGAACCGGCCGCTACCAGACCGCGGGCGAAGTGCTCACCGTCAACGCCGCGGGCGACAGCTATATCAGCTACGCCGATTACGCAATCGCGATCGTCGACGAGATCGAGAACGCCAAGCATGTGAACCAACGCTTCAGCGTAGTCGGCGAGAAAGCGTAA
- the sdaAB gene encoding L-serine ammonia-lyase, iron-sulfur-dependent subunit beta — protein sequence MRFKNVFSIIGPSMVGPSSSHTAGAVRIGLIARQLLGEQPKTVKIALYGSFAETYWGHGTDLALAGGLLGYATDDARVADALEEAERLGIGISFFKGVGLAPHPNTAKLELTAADGRTAQVLGASIGGGTVMIHEMNGFDVRCSGEYPTIVVLHDDRPGVLASLTARLGGSDTNIGYMGVDRKGRSAEAMTVMELDSVPDAELLAQLRQIEEVKEVTVINLSGRGA from the coding sequence ATGCGGTTTAAAAATGTGTTTTCGATTATAGGACCTTCCATGGTCGGTCCTTCTAGCTCACATACGGCCGGAGCGGTGCGTATCGGGCTGATTGCGAGGCAGCTGCTCGGCGAGCAGCCGAAGACCGTCAAAATCGCTTTGTACGGTTCGTTCGCCGAGACGTATTGGGGACACGGAACAGATCTGGCGCTTGCGGGCGGACTGCTCGGCTACGCGACGGACGATGCCCGCGTAGCGGACGCGCTCGAGGAAGCGGAGCGTCTCGGTATCGGGATCTCCTTTTTCAAAGGCGTCGGCCTGGCTCCGCATCCGAATACGGCGAAGCTTGAGCTGACGGCGGCGGACGGCCGCACCGCGCAGGTGCTCGGCGCCTCGATCGGCGGAGGCACCGTCATGATTCATGAAATGAACGGCTTCGACGTGCGCTGCAGCGGCGAATACCCGACGATCGTCGTGCTGCACGACGACCGTCCGGGCGTGCTCGCTTCGCTGACCGCGCGGCTCGGCGGCAGCGATACGAATATCGGGTACATGGGCGTCGACCGCAAAGGGCGCAGCGCCGAAGCGATGACGGTGATGGAGCTGGACTCCGTGCCCGATGCGGAGCTGCTCGCGCAGCTGCGGCAGATCGAAGAAGTCAAAGAAGTGACGGTCATCAATTTGAGCGGCAGGGGGGCATAA
- the alr gene encoding alanine racemase — MQYRPTQAVVDLDALRANYEAFRLHLGASTLLLACVKANAYGHGAVEVSRELERLGADYLSVAFLDEALELREAGIVMPILVLGYTPPEGLAIARDREITVALFSDEVLEAARHLGRSPSGSRLKVHVKVDSGMGRLGRIAGPDATDFVKRALEADGIEVEGLFTHFARADEADKAYTTVQYEAFRGTTDALAQEGIEIPLIHTGNSAAAIDTPGFSPKMVRIGISLYGFYPSREVNRTAVALKPVLTLKTEAVFVKTLPRAMGISYGSLYTAEAGERIATLPIGYADGYSRMLGGKAEVLIRGRRVPVTGTICMDQCMVSLKSFADAEDIQEGEEVVLLGSQSGEVISADEIAAKLGTIHYEVVCMLANRVPRIYTRTGVVIAELNPLLHENPNRFRVLSE, encoded by the coding sequence ATGCAGTATCGTCCTACCCAAGCCGTCGTGGATCTGGATGCGCTTCGCGCCAACTACGAGGCTTTTCGTTTGCACCTTGGAGCTTCGACTCTTCTGCTGGCCTGCGTCAAAGCGAATGCCTACGGGCACGGAGCGGTGGAGGTCAGCCGCGAGCTGGAGCGTCTCGGTGCCGATTATTTGAGCGTCGCTTTCCTGGATGAAGCGTTGGAGCTTCGAGAAGCGGGGATCGTCATGCCGATATTGGTGCTCGGCTATACGCCCCCGGAAGGACTTGCGATCGCGCGCGATCGGGAGATCACGGTGGCCCTGTTCAGCGACGAAGTGCTCGAAGCGGCGCGCCATCTGGGCCGTTCCCCTTCCGGCAGCCGGCTCAAGGTTCACGTCAAAGTGGACAGCGGCATGGGCCGTCTCGGACGGATCGCCGGTCCGGATGCGACCGACTTCGTCAAAAGAGCGCTTGAAGCGGACGGGATCGAGGTCGAAGGATTGTTCACGCATTTTGCCAGAGCGGATGAAGCCGACAAGGCCTATACTACGGTTCAGTACGAAGCGTTCCGCGGCACGACGGACGCACTTGCGCAAGAAGGCATCGAAATTCCGTTGATACATACCGGCAACAGTGCCGCCGCGATCGACACGCCGGGCTTTTCACCGAAGATGGTTCGCATCGGAATTTCGTTGTACGGGTTCTATCCTTCCCGCGAAGTCAACCGCACCGCCGTTGCGCTTAAGCCGGTGCTGACGCTCAAGACCGAGGCCGTCTTCGTCAAGACGCTTCCTCGGGCGATGGGCATCAGCTACGGCTCGCTGTACACGGCGGAAGCGGGCGAACGAATCGCGACGCTGCCGATCGGCTATGCCGACGGTTACTCGCGGATGCTCGGCGGCAAAGCCGAAGTGCTGATCCGGGGCCGCAGGGTTCCGGTGACCGGAACGATTTGTATGGATCAATGTATGGTGTCGCTCAAATCTTTCGCCGACGCGGAAGATATCCAAGAAGGCGAGGAGGTTGTCCTGCTCGGCAGCCAGTCCGGGGAAGTCATCTCCGCGGACGAAATTGCCGCCAAGCTGGGAACGATCCATTACGAAGTGGTGTGCATGCTCGCCAATCGCGTACCGCGAATTTATACCCGAACGGGTGTTGTCATTGCGGAATTAAACCCCCTTTTGCATGAAAATCCAAACCGGTTTCGAGTGCTTTCCGAGTAA
- a CDS encoding GbsR/MarR family transcriptional regulator, which yields MGLDQDQWNEEEHDIVQRIRKRVIEAVGKNMELYGVTLSTGHLYGLLFFADKPMTLDDMGREMQMSKTSMSTGVRSLLDLNMVNKVWEKGSRKDLYEVEYDWYQTFTDYFATQWRRAVENNLQVLRRALKEIDRLLEQPDMSEFTVNVLKKDREKIRQAESYYRWLDRVIDAMEDGDLFEWVPRETES from the coding sequence ATGGGCTTGGACCAGGACCAGTGGAACGAAGAAGAACACGACATCGTGCAGCGCATCCGCAAACGCGTGATCGAAGCCGTGGGCAAAAATATGGAGTTGTACGGCGTGACGCTGTCGACCGGCCATCTGTACGGGCTGCTTTTTTTTGCGGACAAACCGATGACGCTCGACGATATGGGCCGCGAAATGCAAATGAGCAAGACGAGCATGAGTACCGGCGTGCGCTCGCTGCTCGATTTGAACATGGTCAATAAGGTCTGGGAAAAAGGGTCCAGAAAAGATCTGTACGAAGTCGAATACGACTGGTATCAGACGTTTACGGACTATTTCGCTACCCAGTGGCGCCGCGCCGTCGAAAACAATCTCCAGGTACTGCGCCGGGCGCTCAAAGAGATCGATCGGCTGCTTGAACAGCCCGATATGAGCGAGTTCACGGTAAACGTGTTAAAAAAAGACCGAGAGAAAATCCGCCAGGCCGAAAGTTATTACCGCTGGCTGGACCGGGTCATCGACGCGATGGAAGACGGGGATTTGTTCGAATGGGTGCCGCGCGAAACGGAGTCTTGA
- a CDS encoding Tex family protein: MSDLELNKETGSSEMTVTEREAMFRRTAEALGIAGKQVKAAVALLDEGNTVPFIARYRKEMTGELDENQLRDIEEGVQYARGLHVRKFEVLRTIEEQGKLTAELKTSILEAAKLQQVEDLYRPFRQKRKTRASVAKEKGLEPLAEWLMSQPGRADIDREASRYVSEDAGVTSPDEALQGALDIVSEQLADDAKIRAWVRTYTLDHALLVTEAKDASAESVYEMYYKYSELAKKMPPHRILAINRGERENVLKVSLETDSAPILRYIARRVIQGSSPVHPLLERSIEDAYKRLIGPSIEREVRGELTEKGDAQAISIFAGNLRSLLLQPPVRGKRVLGVDPAFRTGCKLAAVDETGKLLEVAVTYPTPPRNQIREASEKFRELVDKYDLELIVIGNGTASRETEQFVADWIGDYKARKLSYLIVNEAGASVYSASKVAQEEFPDMDAAERSAASIARRVQDPLAELVKIDPKAIGVGQYQHDVSQKQLEGQLKAVVESAVNHVGVDVNTASPSLLSYVAGINQTTARNIVKYRDENGSFGSRTELKKVPRLGAKTLEQCAGFLRIEGKNPLDRTPIHPESYKVVDRLLAELGFKSSDLGTAGMTAALEAADAQALADKLEVGLPTLRDILESLQRPGRDPREELPAPIFRTDVLKIEDLKPGMELQGTVRNVIDFGAFVDIGIKSDGLVHISQLSTKFVKHPMDVVAVGDTVTVWVLNADLKKGRVGLTMRGPVENA; this comes from the coding sequence GTGTCGGATCTGGAACTGAACAAGGAGACCGGTTCGTCCGAGATGACGGTCACCGAGCGCGAGGCGATGTTCCGCCGGACGGCGGAGGCGCTGGGCATAGCGGGCAAGCAGGTCAAAGCGGCGGTAGCGCTGCTGGACGAAGGCAACACCGTACCGTTTATTGCGCGGTACCGCAAAGAAATGACCGGAGAACTGGACGAGAACCAGTTGAGAGATATCGAAGAAGGCGTGCAGTATGCGCGCGGTCTTCACGTACGCAAATTCGAGGTGCTGCGCACGATCGAAGAGCAGGGCAAGCTGACGGCAGAATTGAAGACTTCCATTCTGGAAGCCGCCAAGCTGCAGCAGGTCGAAGACCTGTACCGTCCGTTTCGCCAGAAGCGCAAGACGCGCGCAAGCGTCGCGAAGGAAAAAGGGCTGGAGCCGTTGGCCGAGTGGCTGATGAGCCAGCCGGGCCGCGCGGACATCGATCGCGAAGCATCGCGCTACGTGTCCGAAGACGCGGGCGTGACTTCGCCCGACGAAGCGCTGCAGGGCGCGCTCGACATCGTGTCCGAGCAGCTCGCCGACGACGCGAAGATTCGCGCCTGGGTCCGCACGTATACGCTGGACCATGCGCTGCTCGTCACCGAAGCAAAAGACGCTTCCGCGGAATCCGTCTACGAAATGTATTACAAATACAGCGAGCTGGCCAAAAAAATGCCGCCACACCGCATTTTGGCCATTAACCGTGGCGAACGCGAGAACGTGCTCAAAGTGTCGCTGGAGACGGATTCCGCACCGATCCTGCGTTATATTGCCAGACGCGTTATCCAAGGTTCGTCTCCGGTCCATCCGCTGCTCGAACGTTCGATCGAAGACGCCTACAAGCGTTTGATCGGGCCTTCGATCGAACGCGAAGTGCGCGGCGAACTGACGGAAAAAGGCGACGCGCAGGCTATTTCGATCTTCGCTGGCAATCTGCGGAGCCTGCTGCTTCAGCCGCCGGTGCGCGGCAAGCGCGTGCTCGGCGTGGACCCGGCTTTCCGGACCGGCTGCAAGCTGGCCGCGGTCGACGAGACGGGCAAGCTGCTCGAAGTGGCCGTCACCTATCCGACACCGCCGCGCAATCAGATCCGCGAAGCGTCCGAGAAGTTCCGCGAACTGGTCGACAAGTACGATCTGGAGCTGATCGTGATCGGCAACGGCACGGCTTCGCGCGAGACCGAGCAGTTCGTCGCCGACTGGATCGGCGACTACAAAGCGCGCAAGCTGTCGTACCTGATCGTCAACGAAGCCGGCGCCAGCGTCTATTCGGCGTCCAAAGTCGCCCAGGAAGAATTCCCGGACATGGATGCGGCGGAGCGCAGCGCCGCTTCGATCGCAAGGCGGGTGCAGGACCCGCTGGCGGAACTGGTCAAGATCGATCCGAAAGCGATCGGCGTCGGCCAGTATCAGCACGACGTCTCGCAGAAGCAGCTCGAAGGACAGCTCAAAGCCGTCGTCGAATCGGCCGTTAACCACGTCGGCGTCGACGTGAACACCGCTTCGCCCTCGCTGCTGTCGTACGTCGCCGGTATCAACCAGACGACGGCCCGCAACATCGTCAAGTACCGCGACGAGAACGGTTCGTTCGGAAGCCGGACCGAATTGAAGAAAGTGCCGCGTCTCGGCGCCAAAACGCTCGAACAATGCGCCGGCTTCCTGCGCATCGAAGGCAAAAACCCGCTCGACCGCACGCCGATTCACCCGGAATCGTACAAAGTCGTCGACCGGCTGCTGGCCGAACTCGGCTTCAAGTCGTCCGATCTCGGCACGGCCGGCATGACGGCGGCGCTGGAAGCGGCGGATGCCCAGGCGCTGGCGGACAAGCTCGAAGTCGGCCTGCCGACGCTGCGCGACATTCTGGAGAGCCTTCAGCGTCCGGGCCGCGACCCGCGCGAAGAACTGCCGGCTCCGATCTTCCGGACCGACGTGCTGAAGATCGAAGACCTCAAGCCGGGCATGGAGCTTCAAGGCACCGTGCGCAACGTGATCGATTTCGGCGCTTTCGTCGATATCGGCATCAAAAGCGACGGCCTTGTCCATATTTCGCAGCTCAGTACGAAGTTCGTCAAGCATCCGATGGACGTTGTGGCCGTGGGCGACACGGTGACGGTCTGGGTCTTGAACGCGGATCTCAAAAAAGGCCGCGTCGGCTTGACGATGCGCGGACCGGTAGAGAACGCCTGA
- the sdaAA gene encoding L-serine ammonia-lyase, iron-sulfur-dependent, subunit alpha has protein sequence MRFRTLKELTAISQAESKTLAEIMIEEQAAETGVSREEITAQMSDYYGKMKAAVRLGLSEQNVSRSGLSGGDAVKVLDLAENGTPSSGDPSSRAMAYALAVSEVNASMGRIIATPTAGSCGIIPGVFVSSQERFGWSDEHMVNGLFAAGAIGYVIANNSFISGAEGGCQAEVGSAIGMAAGALVELRGGGAEQAMHAVGLALKNTLGLICDPVAGLVEIPCIVRNGLGAVNALAAADMGLAGVRSAIPSDEVVSVMLEVGAAMPSGHRETGQGGLAQTPTGRKLTEGLMRGRKPLQPEFEEPASGQAETAAAQTVHTSE, from the coding sequence ATGAGATTCCGTACATTAAAAGAACTGACGGCGATCAGCCAGGCGGAGAGCAAGACGCTCGCCGAGATCATGATCGAAGAGCAGGCCGCCGAAACAGGCGTTTCGCGCGAAGAGATCACGGCGCAGATGTCCGATTATTACGGCAAGATGAAAGCAGCGGTACGTCTCGGTCTGTCCGAACAGAATGTGTCCCGCAGCGGCCTGAGCGGCGGCGACGCGGTCAAAGTGCTGGACCTGGCGGAGAACGGCACGCCGTCTTCCGGCGATCCTTCGTCGCGGGCGATGGCTTATGCGCTGGCGGTCTCGGAAGTCAACGCTTCGATGGGCCGGATCATCGCGACGCCGACAGCCGGTTCGTGCGGCATCATTCCGGGCGTGTTCGTCAGTTCGCAGGAACGTTTCGGCTGGAGTGACGAACATATGGTGAACGGATTGTTCGCGGCCGGTGCGATCGGTTACGTGATCGCCAACAATTCGTTTATCTCCGGCGCCGAAGGCGGCTGCCAGGCCGAAGTCGGCTCGGCGATCGGCATGGCGGCTGGCGCTTTGGTCGAACTGCGCGGCGGCGGCGCCGAACAGGCGATGCATGCCGTCGGCCTCGCGCTCAAGAACACGCTCGGCCTGATCTGCGATCCTGTCGCCGGGCTCGTCGAGATCCCGTGCATCGTCCGTAACGGGCTGGGCGCCGTCAACGCGCTGGCCGCGGCCGATATGGGGCTGGCCGGCGTGCGCAGCGCTATTCCGTCCGACGAAGTCGTCAGCGTCATGCTGGAAGTCGGTGCGGCGATGCCGAGCGGACACCGCGAGACGGGGCAGGGCGGCCTCGCACAGACGCCGACCGGCCGCAAGCTGACCGAAGGGCTTATGCGCGGCCGCAAGCCGCTGCAGCCGGAGTTCGAAGAACCGGCGTCAGGCCAGGCAGAGACGGCCGCGGCGCAGACGGTCCACACTTCCGAATAA
- a CDS encoding quaternary amine ABC transporter ATP-binding protein, whose amino-acid sequence MPILSIRNVSKLFGPNAAQGIKLLGQGYNKEKLAKEKQITVGVNQVNMDIEPGEIFVIMGLSGSGKSTLVRMFNRLIDPTAGQILVHDKDLMKMNAEQLRDVRRKTISMVFQKFALFPHRTVIENVEYGLEIQKVEKSKRYEKAKQSLELVGLKGWEDKMPDELSGGMQQRVGLARALANDPEVLLMDEAFSALDPLIRRDMQDELLDLQEKMKKTIIFITHDLDEALRIGDRIALMRDGEVVQIGTPEEILIQPANRYVQRFVEDVDLSKVLTASHVMRRPETITPDRGPRVALELMRERGVSNLFVIDRSKRLLGAITAEDASRAVKDKLTIEDILIPGCPVCPPDRLIGEMFELSSTSPIPISVVDADNRLMGVVVRGSLLGAMAGEVENEGGYSRAD is encoded by the coding sequence ATGCCGATACTCAGCATTCGGAACGTAAGCAAATTGTTCGGACCTAACGCTGCCCAGGGTATCAAGTTACTGGGACAAGGCTATAACAAGGAAAAGCTTGCCAAAGAGAAACAAATCACCGTCGGGGTCAACCAGGTGAACATGGATATCGAGCCCGGCGAAATTTTCGTCATTATGGGCTTGTCGGGCAGCGGCAAGTCGACGCTCGTGCGCATGTTCAACCGGCTGATCGATCCGACCGCGGGACAAATTCTCGTGCACGATAAAGACCTGATGAAGATGAATGCCGAGCAGCTGCGCGACGTGCGCCGCAAAACGATCAGTATGGTCTTCCAGAAGTTCGCGCTGTTCCCGCACCGCACCGTGATCGAGAACGTCGAATACGGACTTGAAATCCAAAAAGTCGAAAAGTCGAAGCGCTACGAGAAAGCGAAGCAATCGCTTGAACTCGTCGGCCTCAAAGGCTGGGAAGATAAAATGCCCGACGAACTCAGCGGCGGCATGCAGCAGCGCGTCGGCCTCGCCCGCGCGCTCGCCAACGATCCCGAAGTGCTGCTGATGGACGAAGCGTTCAGCGCGCTCGATCCGCTGATCCGCCGCGATATGCAGGACGAACTGCTCGACCTGCAGGAGAAGATGAAAAAAACGATTATCTTCATTACCCATGACCTGGACGAGGCGCTTCGCATCGGAGACCGCATCGCACTGATGCGCGACGGCGAAGTCGTGCAGATCGGCACGCCGGAAGAGATCCTGATCCAGCCGGCCAACCGCTACGTGCAGCGTTTCGTCGAAGACGTGGATTTGTCCAAAGTGCTCACCGCGTCACACGTTATGCGCCGTCCCGAGACGATTACGCCGGATCGCGGCCCCCGCGTCGCGCTGGAACTGATGCGCGAACGCGGCGTCTCGAACCTGTTCGTGATCGACCGCAGCAAGCGGCTGCTCGGTGCCATTACCGCCGAAGACGCTTCGCGCGCCGTCAAGGACAAGCTGACTATTGAAGATATCCTGATTCCGGGATGTCCCGTCTGTCCGCCGGATCGTCTGATCGGCGAAATGTTCGAACTCAGCAGCACGTCTCCGATTCCTATTTCGGTCGTGGATGCGGACAACCGCCTGATGGGCGTCGTCGTTCGCGGCAGCCTGCTTGGCGCCATGGCCGGAGAAGTGGAAAACGAAGGAGGTTATAGCCGTGCCGATTAA
- a CDS encoding TRM11 family SAM-dependent methyltransferase yields the protein MENDHEQKYMYDFACHEDESSLCRMELRLLLGSIPRERFVRSDRNVDPSRSPFVRGKLEIAFSAAKLEQLAQAASAIALNGETFKLRYIEAEGKADYVQRRAIERSVGAGFAGQADMKRPQRLYGVAWADGLWHLGRYTESEAVWLKHNAKPRQYSTALGTRTARAVANIAVPVPDGVRAVDPCCGIGTVLVEAASMGIAIDGFDLNPLAAIGARENLAHFGLPGRVDVADMRTLEGRYDALVLDLPYNLCSVLTAGERMDMLRSARRLADRCVVVATQEIGAEIEAAGFEVADRCTVRKGKFARHIWLAR from the coding sequence ATGGAGAACGATCACGAACAGAAGTATATGTACGATTTTGCCTGTCACGAAGACGAAAGCTCGCTGTGCCGGATGGAACTGCGCCTCCTGCTCGGCAGCATCCCCCGGGAAAGATTCGTGCGTTCCGACCGGAACGTCGATCCTTCGCGCAGTCCTTTCGTCCGCGGGAAGCTGGAGATCGCGTTCAGCGCGGCCAAGCTGGAACAACTTGCGCAGGCGGCTTCCGCGATCGCGCTGAACGGCGAGACGTTCAAGCTTCGTTATATCGAAGCGGAAGGCAAGGCCGATTATGTCCAGCGCCGCGCGATCGAACGCTCGGTCGGCGCCGGCTTTGCCGGACAGGCGGACATGAAGCGTCCGCAGCGGCTGTACGGCGTCGCCTGGGCGGACGGCTTGTGGCATCTGGGCCGCTACACGGAGAGCGAGGCGGTCTGGCTGAAGCACAACGCCAAGCCGCGCCAGTATTCGACCGCGCTCGGTACGCGCACGGCTCGGGCGGTCGCGAACATTGCCGTGCCCGTGCCGGACGGCGTGCGCGCGGTCGACCCGTGCTGCGGGATCGGCACGGTACTCGTCGAAGCCGCTTCGATGGGCATCGCGATCGACGGCTTCGACCTGAATCCGCTGGCGGCGATCGGCGCGCGGGAGAATCTGGCGCATTTCGGGCTGCCGGGCCGCGTGGACGTCGCGGACATGCGCACGCTTGAAGGGCGGTACGATGCGCTCGTGCTCGATTTGCCGTATAATCTGTGTTCGGTGCTGACGGCGGGCGAACGCATGGACATGCTGCGTTCGGCGCGGCGCCTGGCCGACCGGTGCGTAGTCGTCGCGACGCAGGAGATCGGGGCGGAGATCGAAGCGGCCGGATTCGAGGTCGCGGATCGCTGCACGGTCCGCAAAGGAAAGTTTGCCCGCCATATTTGGCTGGCACGGTAG
- a CDS encoding 3'-5' exoribonuclease YhaM family protein, translating to MKTIKEFIEGDDIIGFYLLKSADLKQTNSTPPKDYFDLVLADASGEIPAKLWDVSTADKETFFPPMLVKVRGIVQKYREKPQFKVSKLRPADPEDGYTLTDFIRSAPVPPNDLVYTIKTTAAGISDTDLRRLVDYCIDKVGDKLMHYPAAKAMHHAFYAGLAYHTVRMLELAEFLCKQRPFLNRDMLLAGIILHDIAKTEEMTAELGVVSEYSFTGKLMGHLALASTWITEAAIKLEMDPASEKVILMQHMVLAHHNKGEWGSPVQPQTAEAIALHYIDQLDAKLQAAEDALDMMPDNEQWTVPLRVLEGKALYRGPKGEA from the coding sequence ATGAAAACCATCAAAGAATTTATCGAAGGCGACGATATTATCGGGTTCTACCTGTTAAAGTCCGCCGATCTCAAACAGACCAATTCCACGCCGCCCAAAGACTATTTCGATCTCGTGCTGGCGGATGCCAGCGGCGAGATTCCGGCCAAGCTTTGGGACGTCAGCACCGCGGACAAAGAGACCTTTTTCCCGCCCATGCTCGTCAAAGTGCGCGGCATCGTCCAGAAATACAGAGAGAAGCCGCAGTTCAAAGTCAGCAAGCTTCGTCCGGCCGATCCGGAAGACGGCTACACGCTGACCGACTTTATCCGCTCCGCTCCCGTGCCGCCGAACGATCTGGTCTACACGATCAAGACGACCGCCGCGGGCATCTCGGACACGGATCTGCGCCGCCTCGTCGATTACTGCATCGACAAGGTCGGCGACAAGCTGATGCATTATCCGGCTGCCAAAGCGATGCACCACGCGTTCTACGCGGGTCTCGCCTACCACACCGTCCGCATGCTGGAATTGGCGGAGTTCCTCTGCAAGCAGCGTCCGTTCCTGAACCGGGACATGCTGCTCGCGGGCATCATCTTGCATGACATCGCCAAGACGGAAGAGATGACCGCCGAACTCGGCGTTGTGTCCGAGTACAGCTTCACCGGCAAACTGATGGGACATCTGGCGCTCGCTTCGACCTGGATCACGGAAGCGGCGATCAAGCTTGAGATGGACCCGGCGTCGGAGAAAGTCATCCTGATGCAGCATATGGTGCTGGCGCACCATAACAAAGGCGAGTGGGGCAGCCCGGTGCAGCCGCAGACGGCCGAAGCGATCGCGCTCCATTATATCGATCAGCTCGATGCCAAGCTGCAGGCGGCCGAAGACGCGCTCGACATGATGCCGGACAACGAACAATGGACCGTACCCCTGCGCGTGCTGGAAGGCAAAGCGCTGTACCGCGGACCTAAGGGCGAAGCCTGA
- a CDS encoding type II toxin-antitoxin system PemK/MazF family toxin, whose translation MLVKRGDVFFADLSPVVGSEQGGVRPVLVIQNDIGNRFSPTVIVAAITAQIQKAKLPTHVEIDAKTHGFDRDSVVLLEQIRTIDKQRLTDRITRLGEETMKRVDESLQISLSLVDF comes from the coding sequence TTGCTTGTAAAACGCGGTGACGTATTTTTTGCGGATCTCTCGCCAGTGGTGGGATCCGAGCAGGGCGGGGTGCGTCCGGTTCTGGTGATCCAGAACGATATCGGCAACCGCTTTAGCCCTACGGTCATCGTCGCGGCGATTACCGCCCAGATTCAAAAAGCCAAGCTGCCGACGCACGTGGAGATCGATGCCAAGACGCACGGATTCGATCGCGATTCCGTCGTCCTGCTCGAACAGATTCGAACGATCGACAAGCAGCGCCTGACCGACCGGATTACGAGACTCGGCGAAGAAACGATGAAGCGGGTCGACGAGTCTTTGCAAATCAGCTTGAGCTTGGTTGATTTTTAA